The Methylobacterium sp. PvR107 genome contains a region encoding:
- the flgB gene encoding flagellar basal body rod protein FlgB, which translates to MALTDLPVLSMLRTRMQWAQARQGMIAENVANADTPGFKPRDLVEPRMDRATGTMASSSTALALTSPAHIAPAGQGAGDAASKRAKGFETRPSGNAVNLEDEMMKAGDNQSDYQLAASLYQHSLTTLKIAVGKS; encoded by the coding sequence TTGGCCCTCACTGACCTGCCCGTGCTCAGCATGCTGCGCACCCGGATGCAATGGGCCCAGGCGCGCCAGGGCATGATTGCCGAGAACGTGGCCAACGCCGACACGCCGGGATTCAAGCCCCGCGATCTCGTGGAGCCCCGCATGGACCGGGCAACCGGCACCATGGCCTCATCGTCGACGGCCCTGGCGCTGACCAGCCCAGCCCACATCGCCCCGGCCGGACAGGGGGCGGGCGACGCCGCGTCGAAGCGTGCGAAGGGCTTCGAGACGCGCCCGAGCGGCAACGCCGTCAACCTCGAGGACGAGATGATGAAGGCCGGCGACAACCAGTCCGACTACCAGCTCGCCGCATCGCTCTATCAGCACAGCCTGACCACCCTGAAGATCGCGGTCGGCAAGAGCTGA
- the flgC gene encoding flagellar basal body rod protein FlgC, which produces MEFSKSLTVAAAGLKAQSGRMRIIAENIANADSAPASPGAEPYRRKIPTFTSHLDDESGARLVEAGRIRRDPSAFRTKLEPGNPAANARGEVQMPNVNALIENMDLREAQRSYEANLNMVTSTRKMLAQTLAILK; this is translated from the coding sequence ATGGAATTCAGCAAGTCGCTCACGGTCGCGGCCGCCGGCCTCAAGGCTCAGTCCGGCCGGATGCGGATCATCGCCGAGAACATCGCCAACGCCGATTCCGCGCCGGCATCGCCGGGGGCGGAGCCCTATCGGCGCAAGATCCCGACCTTCACCAGCCATCTCGACGACGAGAGCGGGGCCCGGCTCGTGGAAGCCGGCCGCATCCGGCGCGACCCGTCGGCGTTCCGGACCAAGCTCGAGCCCGGCAACCCGGCGGCCAATGCCCGGGGCGAGGTGCAGATGCCCAACGTCAACGCGCTCATCGAGAACATGGACCTGCGCGAGGCCCAGCGCTCCTACGAGGCGAACCTCAACATGGTCACCTCGACCCGCAAGATGCTGGCGCAGACGCTGGCGATCCTGAAGTGA
- the fliE gene encoding flagellar hook-basal body complex protein FliE — protein MASSNFAAGAYAAVQGMASGRPAPRVQPAAGAGGDFMQLLGQTLDNVGDAGRRADAQAVSAASGKANVVDVVTAVAESETALQTMVAVRDRMISAYEEIMRMQI, from the coding sequence ATGGCTTCGAGCAACTTCGCGGCGGGCGCCTATGCGGCCGTCCAGGGGATGGCCTCCGGTCGCCCCGCCCCCCGGGTGCAGCCGGCGGCAGGGGCCGGCGGCGATTTCATGCAGCTTCTCGGGCAGACGCTGGACAACGTCGGCGATGCCGGGCGGCGGGCCGACGCGCAGGCCGTCTCGGCCGCGTCCGGCAAGGCCAATGTGGTCGACGTGGTCACAGCCGTCGCCGAGAGCGAGACCGCGCTCCAGACCATGGTCGCGGTGCGGGACCGGATGATCTCGGCCTACGAGGAAATCATGCGGATGCAGATTTGA
- the fliQ gene encoding flagellar biosynthesis protein FliQ, translated as MTGLAILDIARDGIFVFLKIAGPLMLVSLAVGLAVSLVQALTQVQEQTLIYVPKIVAVFAALLLMLPFIGDAMAGYMVRIAARIAAGG; from the coding sequence ATGACCGGCCTCGCCATTCTCGACATCGCCCGCGACGGCATCTTCGTCTTCCTGAAGATCGCCGGACCGCTGATGCTCGTCTCCCTCGCCGTGGGGCTCGCCGTCTCGCTGGTCCAGGCCCTGACCCAGGTCCAAGAGCAGACCCTGATCTACGTGCCCAAGATCGTGGCGGTCTTCGCCGCGCTGCTCTTGATGCTGCCCTTCATCGGTGACGCCATGGCCGGCTACATGGTCCGCATCGCCGCCCGGATCGCGGCGGGCGGCTGA
- the fliR gene encoding flagellar biosynthetic protein FliR, with the protein MNLLVPGIASAFLITFARVGTLIMLMPGIGEQTVSPRLRLAFALLTTLVLFPSVRPLLGGTDGLAGPRLIGLLFGETIIGLVLGLTVRMVLAALQTAGVIISAQLGLSYAMTVDPSQGGQQVAIGNFLSLLGITLIFAADLHHLAIEGLARSYVVLPPDGVPAFSDALMLATRALARGFTLAVQISGPFIAFGLLFNLGLGVLSRLMPQLQVFFLAVPASVLAGMVILMGALGVMMGVFLDDIGRYLAAYVGR; encoded by the coding sequence ATGAACCTGCTCGTGCCCGGGATCGCGTCGGCCTTTCTGATCACCTTCGCGCGTGTCGGCACCCTGATCATGCTGATGCCCGGGATCGGCGAGCAGACGGTGTCGCCGCGGCTGCGTCTGGCCTTCGCGCTGCTCACGACACTGGTGTTGTTCCCGTCCGTGCGCCCGCTGCTCGGCGGCACGGACGGTCTGGCCGGGCCCCGGCTGATCGGGCTGCTGTTCGGGGAGACGATCATCGGGCTGGTGCTCGGCCTCACCGTGCGGATGGTGCTCGCCGCCCTGCAAACCGCCGGGGTGATCATCTCGGCGCAGCTCGGCCTGTCCTACGCGATGACGGTGGATCCGAGCCAAGGCGGCCAGCAGGTGGCGATCGGCAACTTCCTGTCGCTGCTCGGCATCACGCTGATCTTCGCCGCCGACCTGCACCATCTCGCCATCGAGGGCTTGGCCCGCAGCTACGTCGTGCTGCCGCCCGACGGCGTGCCGGCCTTCTCGGACGCGCTGATGCTGGCGACCCGGGCGCTCGCCCGCGGCTTCACGTTGGCGGTCCAGATCTCCGGGCCGTTCATCGCCTTCGGCCTCCTGTTCAATCTCGGGCTCGGCGTGCTGTCGCGGCTGATGCCGCAATTGCAGGTGTTCTTCCTGGCGGTTCCGGCCTCGGTGCTGGCGGGGATGGTCATCCTGATGGGCGCCCTCGGCGTCATGATGGGGGTCTTTCTGGACGATATCGGCCGGTATCTCGCCGCGTATGTCGGCCGGTGA
- the flhB gene encoding flagellar biosynthesis protein FlhB, with amino-acid sequence MAEGAEDEDKTEEPSQRRLDQAIERGDVASSTEINTFALLAAFTLALMVAAPSIAQNLLYGLRAYLANAHTLPDDATAMQAAATRGLWLWLQAVAVPVGLALIAGLAAGLLQHPLVFSTETLMPKFERLSPMAGLKRLLGVEAWFQFGKGLAKITIVGVVGGVLLWNDRDRLEVFVQLDPAASLPAILSLSLRLLAGMLCMHLAITLGDALYARFRWRKRHRMSKEELKQEMKESDGNPEIKGRMKQLRMARVKKRMMAAVPTATVVVTNPTHYAVALRYEAGMAAPICVAKGVDALALRIRTVAAEHGVAVIENPPLARALHATVEIDREIPAEHYRAVAEVIGFVLRLRRRAA; translated from the coding sequence ATGGCCGAGGGCGCGGAGGACGAGGACAAGACCGAGGAGCCGTCCCAGCGGCGCCTCGATCAGGCCATCGAGCGCGGCGACGTCGCGAGCAGCACCGAGATCAACACCTTCGCGTTGCTGGCCGCCTTCACCCTCGCCCTGATGGTCGCGGCCCCGAGCATCGCGCAGAACCTCCTCTATGGGCTCAGGGCCTATCTGGCGAACGCCCACACCCTCCCGGACGACGCCACCGCAATGCAGGCGGCCGCGACGCGGGGGCTCTGGCTGTGGCTCCAGGCGGTGGCCGTGCCGGTGGGCCTCGCCTTGATCGCGGGCCTCGCCGCCGGCCTGCTCCAGCACCCGCTGGTGTTCAGTACCGAAACACTGATGCCGAAATTCGAGCGGCTCTCGCCGATGGCAGGCCTGAAGCGCCTGCTCGGCGTCGAAGCTTGGTTCCAGTTCGGCAAGGGCCTGGCCAAGATCACGATCGTGGGCGTGGTCGGCGGCGTGCTGCTGTGGAACGACCGCGACCGGCTCGAGGTGTTCGTTCAGCTTGACCCCGCCGCATCCCTGCCGGCGATCCTGTCCCTGAGCCTGCGGCTGCTCGCCGGCATGCTGTGCATGCACCTCGCGATCACGCTGGGCGACGCGCTCTACGCGCGGTTCCGCTGGCGCAAGCGCCACCGCATGTCGAAGGAAGAGCTAAAGCAGGAGATGAAGGAGTCGGACGGCAACCCGGAGATCAAGGGCCGCATGAAGCAGCTGCGCATGGCGCGGGTGAAGAAGCGGATGATGGCCGCCGTGCCGACCGCCACCGTGGTGGTGACCAACCCGACCCACTACGCGGTGGCCCTGCGCTACGAGGCCGGCATGGCCGCGCCGATCTGCGTCGCCAAGGGCGTCGACGCGCTGGCTCTGCGGATCCGCACGGTGGCGGCCGAGCACGGCGTCGCGGTGATCGAGAACCCCCCGCTCGCCCGGGCGCTCCACGCCACCGTGGAGATCGACCGCGAAATTCCCGCCGAGCATTACCGGGCGGTGGCCGAGGTGATCGGCTTCGTCCTGCGCCTGCGCCGGAGGGCTGCATAG
- a CDS encoding PAS domain-containing sensor histidine kinase, translating into MADVTGPPAPAVGPQNSGLPTSGAQGPAPLGPGSIDRSEQPGRVGLLLVLAGLLVGAAIGLSFVANEQAQSLIVWLLALLAMAGVFFLFALAIGALQLSGSAARDDITKGIVDASPDGALVVEDSGRLIYANEAYLRIAGGETFSNLVPVERILVGSPEVSEAVYRLSQASRDARAHTEEVRMSPPLGPLAGERSFGWYRVSVRPLLRPRRAASLWTVADITAERERQENVFQELQHAIDYLDHAPAGFLSIDPAGAIVYMNATLAAWLGYDLATVGPGGPHLTEIAPEADVLVRTAGLPGEVRTDRFDLDLRRRNGHTLPVRLYHRVAFGKDGKPGSSRTFVINRSAGAETDEPQRAAEVRLARFLNNSPIAIATLDRTGRIARANASFTRLFGTVPRQIEDGAIGGEGTSRAEPNVADSVTDRTALEAGLARAARGLTDPEPIEVQLNGPGGRSARVWLSPADGGDPGQQTDEAERVILYALDTTAQRQLEQQVAQAQKMNAVGQLAGGIAHDFNNVLQAIIGYSDLLLASHRPTDPAFQDIMQIKQNANRAAGLVRQLLAFSRRQTLRPEVMNVGEALSELTLLLKRLLGERVALELKHGREIWPVKADVNQFEQVIVNLAVNARDAMPDGGKLMIRTENVTDPGPMAAEDGRGGAPAGDHILIEVRDTGQGIPPELMEKIFEPFFTTKEIGKGTGLGLSTVFGIVKQSGGTIDVQSTMGEGTAFRIYLPRHVPVAEHEDAPLVSSASALPRTEAAALPSPSGQDQAGGAATPAVEATARTDAKSGAKPSPKLDTPLPRKPAADHTGQGTILLVEDEDPVRAVNSRALSARGYTVLEAASGLEALAIVREGAQEIDLVVSDVVMPEMDGPTLLREVRKHQPDLKVIFVSGYAEDAFRKNLPEGETFNFLPKPFSLKQLVETVKKTMAS; encoded by the coding sequence ATGGCCGACGTCACTGGACCTCCGGCGCCCGCCGTCGGCCCGCAGAATTCGGGACTGCCGACCTCCGGCGCCCAGGGTCCCGCCCCGCTGGGGCCGGGTTCGATCGACCGCTCGGAGCAGCCGGGCCGGGTCGGGCTGCTGCTGGTCCTCGCGGGCCTGCTGGTCGGGGCCGCCATCGGCCTGTCGTTCGTGGCGAACGAGCAGGCCCAGTCGCTGATCGTGTGGCTGCTGGCGCTTCTGGCCATGGCGGGCGTCTTCTTCCTGTTCGCCCTGGCGATCGGCGCGCTCCAGCTCAGCGGCAGCGCCGCCCGGGACGACATCACCAAGGGGATTGTCGACGCCTCGCCCGACGGCGCGCTGGTCGTCGAGGATAGCGGCCGGCTGATCTACGCCAACGAAGCCTATCTGCGGATCGCCGGCGGCGAGACCTTCTCGAACCTCGTACCGGTGGAGCGTATCCTGGTCGGCTCGCCGGAGGTCTCCGAGGCGGTCTATCGCCTGTCGCAGGCCTCGCGCGACGCCCGCGCCCATACCGAGGAAGTGCGGATGTCGCCGCCTCTGGGGCCGCTCGCCGGGGAGCGCAGCTTCGGCTGGTACCGGGTCTCGGTCCGGCCGCTCCTGCGTCCGCGCCGCGCCGCCTCGCTCTGGACGGTCGCCGACATCACCGCCGAGCGCGAGCGCCAGGAGAACGTCTTCCAGGAACTCCAGCACGCGATCGACTACCTCGACCATGCCCCGGCGGGCTTCCTGTCGATCGATCCGGCTGGCGCCATCGTCTACATGAACGCGACCCTCGCGGCCTGGCTCGGCTACGACCTCGCGACCGTCGGCCCCGGGGGCCCGCACCTCACCGAGATCGCCCCGGAGGCGGACGTCCTGGTTCGCACCGCCGGGCTGCCGGGCGAGGTGCGCACCGACCGGTTCGACCTCGACCTGCGCCGCCGCAACGGCCACACCCTGCCGGTGCGGCTTTATCATCGGGTCGCCTTCGGGAAGGACGGCAAGCCGGGCTCCTCGCGCACCTTCGTGATCAACCGCTCCGCCGGTGCTGAGACCGACGAGCCGCAGCGCGCCGCCGAGGTGCGCCTCGCCCGCTTCCTCAACAACTCGCCCATCGCCATCGCGACCCTCGACCGGACCGGCCGGATCGCACGGGCCAATGCCTCCTTCACCCGGCTGTTCGGCACCGTGCCGCGCCAGATCGAGGACGGCGCGATCGGCGGGGAGGGCACGTCCCGGGCCGAGCCCAACGTTGCCGATTCGGTCACCGACCGCACCGCGCTGGAGGCCGGCCTCGCCCGCGCGGCGCGCGGCCTGACCGACCCCGAGCCCATCGAGGTCCAGTTGAACGGCCCGGGCGGCCGCTCGGCGCGGGTGTGGCTCAGCCCGGCCGATGGCGGCGATCCGGGTCAGCAGACCGATGAGGCCGAGCGCGTCATTCTCTACGCCCTCGACACCACGGCGCAGCGGCAGCTGGAGCAGCAGGTCGCGCAGGCGCAGAAGATGAACGCGGTGGGCCAGCTCGCGGGCGGGATCGCGCACGACTTCAACAACGTGCTGCAGGCGATCATCGGCTATTCGGACCTGCTGCTGGCCAGCCACAGGCCGACCGACCCCGCCTTCCAGGACATCATGCAGATCAAGCAGAACGCCAACCGGGCGGCGGGCCTCGTCCGCCAGCTCCTGGCGTTCTCCCGCCGCCAGACCCTTCGGCCCGAGGTGATGAATGTCGGGGAGGCGCTCTCCGAGCTGACCCTGCTGCTGAAGCGCCTGCTCGGCGAGCGCGTCGCCCTGGAGCTGAAGCACGGCCGCGAGATCTGGCCTGTGAAGGCCGACGTCAACCAGTTCGAGCAGGTGATCGTCAATCTCGCGGTCAATGCCCGCGACGCCATGCCGGACGGCGGCAAGCTGATGATCCGGACCGAGAACGTGACCGATCCGGGCCCTATGGCGGCGGAAGACGGACGCGGCGGCGCGCCCGCGGGCGACCATATCCTCATCGAGGTTCGCGACACCGGTCAGGGCATCCCGCCCGAGCTGATGGAGAAGATTTTCGAACCGTTCTTCACCACCAAGGAGATCGGCAAGGGTACGGGCCTCGGCCTCTCGACGGTGTTCGGCATCGTCAAGCAGTCCGGCGGCACCATCGACGTGCAATCGACCATGGGGGAGGGGACCGCCTTCCGCATCTACCTGCCGCGGCACGTGCCCGTCGCCGAGCACGAAGACGCGCCGCTCGTATCCTCCGCATCGGCCCTGCCGCGGACCGAGGCGGCCGCTCTTCCGTCGCCGTCCGGGCAGGATCAGGCCGGCGGCGCAGCGACCCCCGCCGTTGAGGCGACCGCGCGCACCGACGCCAAATCCGGGGCCAAGCCCTCGCCCAAGCTCGACACGCCGTTGCCGCGTAAGCCGGCGGCCGACCATACGGGGCAGGGAACAATCCTCCTCGTGGAGGACGAGGATCCGGTTCGGGCGGTCAACAGCCGGGCGCTCTCGGCGCGCGGCTACACGGTCTTGGAGGCGGCATCGGGCCTCGAGGCCCTGGCGATCGTCCGCGAGGGGGCTCAAGAGATCGATCTTGTCGTTTCCGACGTCGTCATGCCCGAGATGGACGGCCCGACCCTGTTGCGAGAGGTGCGCAAGCACCAGCCCGACCTGAAGGTGATCTTCGTCTCCGGCTATGCCGAGGATGCGTTCCGCAAGAACCTGCCGGAGGGCGAGACCTTCAACTTCCTACCCAAGCCCTTCAGCCTGAAGCAGCTGGTCGAGACCGTGAAGAAGACGATGGCGAGTTGA
- the recA gene encoding recombinase RecA: MPPAEKDKDKSKAIDAALAQIERAFGKGSIMRLGKNDKVQEVETISTGSLGLDIALGVGGLPRGRVIEIYGPESSGKTTLALHTIAEAQKKGGVCAFVDAEHALDPIYARKLGVNLDDLLISQPDTGEQALEITDTLVRSGAIDVLVVDSVAALTPRAEIEGEMGESQPGLQARLMSQALRKLTGSISRSNCMVIFINQIRMKIGVMYGSPETTTGGNALKFYASVRLDIRRISTLKDRDEAIGNQVRVKVVKNKVAPPFKQVEFDIMFGEGVSKVGELIDLGVKAGIVEKSGAWFSYNSQRLGQGRENSKGFLRDNPNIAAEIEGSIRQNSGLVAEKILENAAPTADDLDEGEA; encoded by the coding sequence ATGCCCCCCGCGGAGAAGGACAAGGACAAGTCCAAGGCGATCGACGCAGCCCTGGCGCAGATCGAGCGCGCCTTCGGCAAGGGCTCGATCATGCGGCTCGGCAAGAACGACAAGGTGCAGGAGGTCGAGACCATCTCCACCGGTTCGCTGGGGCTCGACATCGCCCTCGGTGTCGGCGGCCTGCCACGCGGCCGCGTGATCGAGATTTACGGCCCCGAATCGTCCGGCAAAACGACGCTGGCGCTCCATACGATCGCAGAAGCCCAGAAGAAAGGCGGCGTCTGCGCCTTCGTGGATGCCGAGCACGCTCTCGATCCAATTTACGCCCGGAAGCTCGGCGTCAACCTCGACGACCTGCTGATCTCGCAGCCCGACACGGGCGAGCAGGCTCTGGAGATCACCGACACGCTGGTGCGCTCCGGCGCCATCGACGTGCTGGTGGTCGATTCGGTCGCCGCGCTGACCCCGCGGGCCGAGATCGAGGGCGAGATGGGCGAGAGTCAGCCCGGCCTCCAGGCCCGCCTGATGAGCCAGGCCCTGCGCAAGCTGACCGGCTCGATCTCGCGCTCGAACTGCATGGTCATCTTCATCAACCAGATCCGGATGAAGATCGGCGTGATGTACGGCAGCCCCGAGACGACCACCGGCGGCAACGCGCTGAAATTCTACGCCTCGGTCCGCCTCGACATTCGAAGGATCTCGACCCTGAAGGACCGGGACGAGGCGATCGGCAATCAGGTCCGCGTCAAGGTGGTGAAGAACAAGGTCGCGCCGCCGTTCAAGCAGGTCGAGTTCGACATCATGTTCGGCGAGGGCGTGTCGAAGGTGGGTGAGCTGATCGACCTCGGCGTGAAAGCCGGCATTGTCGAGAAGTCCGGAGCCTGGTTCTCCTACAACAGCCAGCGTCTCGGCCAGGGCCGCGAGAACTCGAAGGGGTTCCTGCGCGACAACCCAAATATCGCCGCCGAGATCGAGGGGTCGATCCGGCAGAATTCCGGGCTCGTCGCCGAGAAGATCCTGGAGAACGCCGCACCGACGGCGGACGATCTCGACGAGGGCGAGGCGTAA
- the rpsQ gene encoding 30S ribosomal protein S17, which produces MPKRILQGTVVSDKGEKTIVVKVERRFTHPVMKKTVRRSKNYHAHDEANAAKVGQTVFIEECRPFSKTKTWKLVEGDTAVQAEAGEAA; this is translated from the coding sequence ATGCCGAAGCGCATCCTGCAGGGCACCGTCGTCAGCGACAAAGGTGAGAAGACCATCGTGGTGAAGGTGGAGCGTCGCTTCACGCACCCGGTGATGAAGAAGACCGTGCGCCGGTCGAAGAACTACCATGCCCACGACGAGGCGAATGCCGCCAAGGTCGGGCAGACGGTGTTCATCGAGGAGTGCCGCCCGTTCTCGAAGACCAAGACCTGGAAGCTGGTCGAGGGCGACACGGCGGTGCAGGCGGAAGCCGGCGAAGCGGCCTGA
- the rpmC gene encoding 50S ribosomal protein L29, with the protein MKSTQRVSDLKALSPDQLNDELINLKKEQFNLRFQGATGQLENVARVREVRRDIARVRTLQRSKTLQQAKG; encoded by the coding sequence GTGAAGTCGACCCAACGAGTGTCTGATCTCAAGGCCCTGTCGCCGGATCAGTTGAATGACGAGCTGATCAACCTCAAGAAGGAGCAGTTCAACCTGCGCTTCCAGGGGGCTACCGGCCAGCTCGAGAACGTCGCCCGCGTCCGTGAGGTCCGCCGCGACATCGCCCGTGTCCGGACTCTGCAGCGTTCCAAGACGCTGCAGCAGGCCAAGGGCTGA
- the rplP gene encoding 50S ribosomal protein L16 produces MLQPKKTRFRKQFKGRIHGAAKGGFELNFGQFGLKAVEPERVTARQIEAARRAITREMKRQGRVWIRVFPDVPVSSKPTEVRMGSGKGAPDYWAARVHPGRIMFEVDGVAEAIAKEALRLGAAKLPIRTRVVQRIAD; encoded by the coding sequence ATGCTGCAACCGAAAAAGACCCGCTTCCGCAAGCAGTTCAAGGGCCGCATCCATGGTGCGGCCAAGGGCGGCTTCGAGCTGAACTTCGGCCAGTTCGGTCTGAAGGCGGTAGAGCCTGAGCGCGTTACCGCCCGCCAGATCGAGGCGGCCCGCCGCGCGATCACCCGCGAGATGAAGCGCCAGGGCCGTGTCTGGATCCGGGTGTTCCCGGACGTGCCGGTTTCCTCGAAGCCGACCGAGGTCCGCATGGGCTCCGGTAAGGGCGCCCCGGATTACTGGGCGGCTCGGGTCCATCCCGGACGGATCATGTTCGAGGTCGACGGCGTTGCCGAGGCCATCGCCAAGGAGGCGCTCCGCCTCGGCGCAGCGAAGCTCCCGATCCGTACGCGGGTCGTCCAGCGCATCGCCGACTGA
- the rpsC gene encoding 30S ribosomal protein S3: MGQKVNPIGLRLGINRTWDSRWFATKGDYAKLMHEDVAIRAALMKQLKQAAVSKIVIERPHRKCRVTIHSGRPGVVIGKKGADIEKLRKLVGTMTKADVTINIVEVRKPEIDATLVADSIAQQLERRVAFRRAMKRAVQSAMRLGAEGIRINCSGRLGGAEIARQEWYREGRVPLHTLRADVDYGTATAFTTYGTCGIKVWVFKGEILEHDPMAQDKKAQEEGGRSGGRRERDGEGGRERGRREHA; encoded by the coding sequence ATGGGCCAGAAAGTCAACCCGATCGGTCTTCGGCTCGGCATCAACCGGACCTGGGATTCCCGCTGGTTCGCCACCAAGGGCGACTATGCGAAGCTCATGCACGAGGACGTCGCGATCCGCGCCGCCCTCATGAAGCAGCTCAAGCAGGCGGCGGTCTCCAAGATCGTCATCGAGCGTCCGCATCGGAAGTGCCGCGTCACGATCCACTCGGGCCGTCCGGGCGTGGTGATCGGCAAGAAGGGCGCGGACATCGAGAAGCTCCGCAAGCTCGTTGGCACCATGACCAAGGCCGACGTGACCATCAACATCGTCGAGGTGCGCAAGCCCGAGATCGACGCTACCCTGGTGGCCGACTCGATCGCGCAGCAGCTCGAGCGCCGCGTCGCGTTCCGGCGGGCCATGAAGCGGGCCGTCCAGTCGGCCATGCGTCTGGGAGCCGAGGGCATCCGGATCAACTGCTCGGGCCGCCTCGGCGGCGCTGAGATCGCCCGCCAGGAATGGTACCGCGAAGGCCGCGTTCCGCTCCACACGCTGCGCGCCGACGTCGATTACGGCACCGCGACGGCGTTCACGACCTACGGCACCTGCGGCATCAAGGTGTGGGTGTTCAAGGGCGAGATCCTTGAGCACGACCCGATGGCCCAGGACAAGAAGGCCCAGGAAGAGGGCGGCCGCTCCGGCGGACGCCGTGAGCGCGATGGCGAGGGCGGCCGCGAGCGCGGACGCCGCGAGCACGCGTAA
- the rplV gene encoding 50S ribosomal protein L22, translating into MGKQATPRALPENEAKAVARMLRVSPQKLNLVAQMIRGKKVDTALAELQFSRKRISTEVKKCLESAIANAENNHDLDVDDLVVSQAFVGKALVLKRFHARARGRGARILKPFSNLTIVVREVRQAEAA; encoded by the coding sequence ATGGGCAAGCAAGCCACCCCCCGCGCGCTCCCCGAGAACGAGGCGAAGGCCGTCGCGCGCATGCTGCGCGTCAGCCCGCAGAAGCTCAACCTCGTGGCGCAGATGATCCGCGGCAAGAAGGTCGACACGGCCCTGGCCGAGCTCCAGTTCTCCCGCAAGCGGATCTCGACCGAGGTCAAGAAGTGCCTCGAGAGCGCCATTGCCAATGCCGAGAACAACCACGATCTGGATGTGGACGACCTCGTCGTCTCCCAGGCCTTCGTAGGCAAGGCGCTGGTTCTCAAGCGCTTCCACGCCCGCGCCCGCGGTCGCGGCGCGCGTATCCTGAAGCCCTTCTCGAACCTCACCATCGTGGTTCGCGAAGTCCGCCAAGCCGAAGCGGCTTGA
- the rpsS gene encoding 30S ribosomal protein S19 has product MARSLWKGPFVDGYLFKKAEAARGSSRSEVIKIWSRRSTILPQFVGLTFGVHNGQKHIPVYVSEEMVGHKFGEFSPTRTFPGHAADKKAKRR; this is encoded by the coding sequence ATGGCACGCTCTCTCTGGAAGGGGCCGTTCGTCGACGGCTACCTCTTCAAGAAGGCCGAGGCGGCGCGGGGTTCCTCGCGCTCCGAGGTCATCAAGATCTGGAGCCGCCGCTCCACGATCCTCCCGCAGTTCGTCGGGCTCACCTTCGGTGTGCACAACGGGCAGAAGCACATCCCGGTCTACGTGTCCGAGGAAATGGTCGGTCACAAGTTCGGCGAGTTCTCGCCGACCCGCACCTTCCCGGGCCACGCGGCCGACAAGAAGGCGAAGAGGCGCTGA